The DNA window TCTTCCGCTGCTTCAAGGATAACATCGTATGGAAGCCATTCATGTTTGTCCCATATAACAGGATTTTCACTGCTCCATAATCTGAATTCAATGCCTCCTCCATGCTGGTCCTCACGCACATACATGCGTGTTTCACGGGTCTGGAGGGACGGGTAGTAATATAATCCGCGTTCATCTTTCATAGTTATGCACTCCCTTTAGTTTTGCGAAGTGAAAAAGAATTACCGTTAGGGGTTGCGATAATTCCAAATCCTGAAACGACTCTGTTTAATGATCTGCCGAAAAAGAAATCCATTGAATCGGCTGGTAATCCAGATTTTTCGACAAGTAAATCTCTTATTGATTTATCATAAACCAGCATTTCAAGAAGATCTACTTGCAATTCTGCGCTGTTTTCCCAGTTTTCAAGAATATTTTTAGCCAGTTCAGCTAATTTTTGCGGAGAGCATTTCTGGTCGTGTTCTTCAATAATTTCAAAGACAGGATGACCTTCAGGAAGTACATCTTTTCTGGTGATTCTTTCTTTGTCATAAATTTTTAAAAGAGGTTCAGGATCTCCGCAAAAAAGGACCTGGCATTCTAGAGGTCTATTTTTATATATACGGCAAGCTTGAGTTGAAGGAGCTAAAAATTTGCATACCCACTCCTGTCCGGTTCCTTTAATTTTCAGAATTTCACTTTTCAGCGGGACAACTGCTCCCTCCGGCTGGTCGTAAACCATTTCGCCTTTTCTGAGTGTGACTATATCTGTCAGATCTATTCCGCTTTCACTGTTCAGGAGCTGGAGGTCTTGCGAGTGAAGAGCCGGGCCGCCTTTACGACAGCAGGTGCCGCATTGTTTGCATTCTTTCATAACTTTATTATCACTTTTCAAGTTTATGTTGCTGGTTAGTGAAAATTTTTGTAGGTAATATCTGTTATTGACGTATCTTGTGCTGGGCTGAGTAAATAAGCTGATTAAGGCAGGCTTGGCAAGTATACGTTTATCTTCTTGAACGTCTTGCATAATTTGACAAGGAACGGCATAGTTCCTTATCTTGCTTCGCAGGTTGTA is part of the Desulfovibrio gilichinskyi genome and encodes:
- a CDS encoding YkgJ family cysteine cluster protein — protein: MKECKQCGTCCRKGGPALHSQDLQLLNSESGIDLTDIVTLRKGEMVYDQPEGAVVPLKSEILKIKGTGQEWVCKFLAPSTQACRIYKNRPLECQVLFCGDPEPLLKIYDKERITRKDVLPEGHPVFEIIEEHDQKCSPQKLAELAKNILENWENSAELQVDLLEMLVYDKSIRDLLVEKSGLPADSMDFFFGRSLNRVVSGFGIIATPNGNSFSLRKTKGSA